Proteins from a single region of Thamnophis elegans isolate rThaEle1 chromosome 17, rThaEle1.pri, whole genome shotgun sequence:
- the RTN3 gene encoding reticulon-3 isoform X2 — protein sequence MADPAAQSPFISSSAGGGSSEAGGRDLKGAGSPQSCADSFVTSSQPVSLFSTSQAGASGVYLTHSGNQREPNSKSSLPKDQQQEGPKQGRVQGTKEGSRIETISVASPRQMELPFSAGSKIHSRGPVTEATSPRESEFIGAGPLDGKTDQNGCRPEEERASKGDATFALLASSEDGRGKVPSEILSSHSTASPGDTAEPPAEKDSPESPFEVIADKLEFDKEFKEVVTSSSKDIGSNWVIHSEREQLTDIPEDSICEFQAKPRSSGRLPSGPGLSRQSSGTTAALEEVSKCVRDLHSFTNELLNWDLIPKDLEDKADDFINTGFKASPGKIGGGVPEPVVKPSDTETGKAPAPHQPVTISLHPKGKPSPKVDKDQAAVVGQAVTVVKSAPPEAVQMTTELSWPNLCLPETTDADSSGESDDTVIEDVPADLTSPNKAVAENCQGFSKLIGSSEAEIEYIDEEEASDELQEDQMVSQSLESRWRFTDEFKVIPATERLSPAFQSSREPDLSPPSKAKQAFDAGELEVPRKTPKAEDPSRKITLDSVKEVVCPDGLGSESFMDFMKECLKSKGAESPEDPVEMFSEAELKAARSQGAWPYFQQPPQGKQDFEHEHITITALKEVGRKAERPTLFSPPRGRHFGQYCEFPPDALASAPKSALEKRPLCLEQAVDVMLVPASVSLGKTSHPLPPEPPSVLHALTKLLAQFSVRDLVFWRDVKKSGAVFSTTLILLLSLAAFSVISVVSYLILALLSVTICFRVYKSVIQAVQKSEEGHPFKAYLNMDVNLSSETFHNYVSSALVHVNHILKAILRLFLVEDLVDSLKLAVVMWLMTYVGAIFNGITLLILGELLVFSMPVVYEKYKTQIDHYVGIVRDQVKSAATKIQAKLPGTVKKKPE from the exons ATTCCTTTGTTACTTCCTCTCagcctgtctctctcttttcgaCCTCACAAG ctggagcct CTGGAGTTTATTTAACGCATTCCGGGAATCAGAGGGAACCCAACAGCAAATCATCTCTCCCCAAAGACCAACAACAGGAAGGACCAAAACAAGGACGCGTCCAAGGGACCAAGGAAGGTTCAAGGATAGAGACCATTTCGGTGGCATCTCCTCGCCAAATGGAATTGCCCTTTTCGGCGGGATCTAAAATTCATAGCCGCGGTCCCGTCACGGAAGCGACTTCTCCGCGGGAGAGTGAATTCATAGGAGCCGGGCCCCTGGATGGTAAGACTGATCAGAATGGATGCCGGCCCGAAGAAGAACGAGCGTCAAAAGGAGATGCTACGTTTGCACTGTTGGCTAGCTCGGAAGACGGACGCGGGAAGGTTCCTTCTGAGATTCTCAGCTCACATTCCACCGCGTCTCCCGGGGACACCGCTGAGCCGCCCGCGGAAAAAGATTCCCCCGAATCTCCCTTTGAAGTCATTGCTGACAAGCTGGAATTTGATAAGGAGTTTAAAGAGGTCGTGACCAGCAGCTCCAAGGACATCGGGAGCAACTGGGTGATACACAGCGAAAGGGAGCAGTTGACCGATATTCCAGAAGACAGCATTTGCGAGTTCCAGGCAAAACCCCGTAGTAGTGGGCGGCTTCCCTCAGGACCGGGGCTCTCCCGCCAGTCTTCAGGCACAACGGCGGCTCTGGAGGAAGTCTCCAAATGCGTCCGCGATCTACACAGTTTCACCAATGAGCTGCTTAACTGGGACCTGATTCCCAAGGATCTGGAAGACAAGGCGGATGACTTTATCAACACGGGCTTTAAGGCCTCACCCGGCAAAATCGGCGGTGGCGTTCCAGAACCCGTGGTGAAGCCTAGCGATACAGAAACCGGCAAGGCTCCCGCGCCTCACCAGCCTGTGACAATCAGCCTCCACCCAAAAGGCAAGCCGTCTCCAAAAGTAGACAAGGATCAAGCCGCTGTGGTTGGCCAAGCCGTCACTGTGGTGAAAAGTGCTCCTCCGGAAGCCGTCCAGATGACAACCGAGCTCTCTTGGCCCAATCTATGCCTGCCTGAAACCACTGATGCAGATAGCTCTGGAGAATCTGATGACACGGTCATCGAAGATGTCCCCGCTGACCTGACATCCCCGAATAAGGCGGTGGCTGAGAATTGCCAGGGCTTCTCCAAACTCATCGGCTCCTCTGAGGCAGAAATCGAATATATAGATGAGGAGGAGGCATCTGATGAGCTTCAGGAAGACCAAATGGTTTCCCAGTCCTTGGAAAGCCGTTGGCGATTCACGGATGAGTTCAAAGTAATCCCAGCTACAGAGAGACTGTCTCCTGCATTTCAGTCTTCCAGAGAACCTGATCTGAGCCCACCTTCTAAAGCCAAGCAGGCATTTGACGCTGGAGAACTGGAGGTGCCGAGGAAGACGCCCAAGGCCGAAGACCCCTCGCGAAAGATTACTTTGGACAGCGTCAAAGAGGTGGTGTGCCCGGATGGTCTGGGCAGTGAAAGTTTTATGGACTTCATGAAGGAGTGCTTAAAATCCAAGGGGGCTGAATCTCCGGAAGACCCAGTGGAGATGTTCTCGGAGGCGGAGCTGAAGGCCGCTCGCTCCCAAGGGGCATGGCCCTACTTTCAGCAGCCGCCCCAAGGGAAGCAGGATTTCGAACACGAGCACATCACCATCACAGCCCTCAAAGAGGTGGGGAGGAAAGCTGAGAGACCCACACTCTTCTCTCCCCCCAGAGGGAGGCACTTTGGACAGTACTGTGAGTTCCCGCCCGACGCGCTAGCCTCTGCTCCAAAGTCAGCCTTGGAGAAGAGACCTCTCTGCCTTGAGCAGGCCGTCGATGTGATGCTGGTTCCCGCCAGCGTCAGTCTTGGGAAAACTTCTCACCCGCTTCCTCCCGAGCCGCCGTCTGTGCTACATGCCCTTACAAAATTACTGGCTCAATTCTCAG TGCGAGACCTGGTTTTCTGGAGGGATGTGAAGAAGTCCGGGGCCGTGTTCAGCACCACCCTGATCCTGCTCCTCTCCCTGGCCGCCTTTAGCGTCATCAGCGTCGTCTCGTACCTCATCCTGGCCCTGCTGTCTGTCACCATCTGCTTCCGGGTCTACAAGTCCGTCATCCAAGCTGTGCAGAAATCCGAAGAAGGCCATCCCTTCAA AGCCTACTTAAACATGGACGTCAACCTCTCCTCCGAGACCTTCCATAACTACGTCAGCTCTGCCCTGGTCCACGTCAACCACATCCTGAAAGCCATCCTACGCCTCTTCCTGGTGGAAGATTTGGTCGATTCACTGAAG CTCGCGGTCGTCATGTGGCTGATGACGTACGTCGGGGCCATTTTTAATGGGATCACCCTCCTCATCCTAG ggGAATTGCTGGTTTTCAGCATGCCGGTCGTTTATGAGAAATATAAG ACTCAGATTGACCATTATGTCGGGATCGTGCGGGATCAAGTCAAATCTGCAGCTACAAA gATCCAAGCAAAGCTTCCCGGCACCGTGAAGAAAAAGCCCGAATAA